The DNA region ACCGCTTCCGCCGTCCCGTCATTTGCAACAATGCCGGACGTGAAGCCGAATCGCTCCGAAGCCATCTGCAACCGTTCGGAACTGGTGTCGAGCAGCGTCACGTCGTGTCCGGCAATCCGTGAGAAGATCGCCGCGCCAAGCCCGATCGGACCCGCGCCGATGATAAGCGACCGGGAACCGGCAGGCGCCATGGAACGACGCACGGCATGTGCGCCGATGGCCAGGAACTCCACGGTTGCGGCGGCCTCTACGCTCAGGCCCTTCGCGGCATAGAGATTCCCGGCCGGAACGGTGATCTCTTCGCAGAACGCTCCATCGGTGTGGACGCCGAGCACCTTGATATTCGTGCAGCAGTTCGGTTTGCCTTGCCGGCAGGCAACGCAGTTGCCACAGGAAAGATAGGGGTTGACGATCACCGGCGTTCCGGCAGCCAGGGCGACGCCGTCACCCGCCTCGAGCACGGTTGCCGAGATTTCGTGGCCCATGATGCGCGGATATTCGAGAAAGGGGTGCTTGCCTTCGAAGATGTGATAGTCCGTGCCACAAATGCCGACATGTCTGACGGCAAGCCGGACCCAACCGGGCTCAGGCGTTCCGGGGGAGGGGCGCTCGACCACTTCGAGCACGCCGGGCTTTTGGCAAAGCACTGCTTTCATGAGGAATCTCGCATTCAGAACATGAAGAAGCCGGTCGCGGGACTGGCTTCACGATGTTTCGCGTTCACTGGCTCCGGCGGCGGCGCAACTGATCGAAATAGACGATCACGATGATCAGCAGGCCGGTGATGATACGCTGCCAGAACGAGTTGACGTTCAACAGGTTCGCGCCGTTGTTGATCGTGGCCAGGATGAAGGCGCCGATCAGCGGGCCGTGCACGGAACCGATCGCACCGAAGAGACTTGTCCCGCCGATCACGGAAGAGGCGATCGCCTGCAGCTCCCAGCCATCGGCCTGGGTCGCGTTGCCGATCGCGATGCGCGAGGCAAGCAGCACGCCGACAAAGGCGGCGAAGGTCGCCGAGAGAATATAGGCGAGGTAGATCATGCCGTCGACGCGCACGCCCGAAAGGCGCGCCGCCTCGCGGTTGGAGCCGACCGCGAAGAGATAGCGGCCCCAGCGGCTCAGATGCAGGAAGATGAAGGACGGAACCGCGACGAGTATGACCATCCAGAAGAGGCTCGGCACGCCGAGGAAGTTCGCGCGGGCGAAGTTCGTGAAAGGCTCGTTGACGATATTGATTGTCGATCCGTTGGTAATGAGCAGCCCGATACCGCGCAACGAGGTCAGCGTCGCCAAGGTGATGATGAACGGCGGCAGACCCATCTTGACGATGCCGAAGCCGTGAAAGGCTCCGATCCCGACGCCGATCAGCAGCGTGATGATGATGGACGCCCAGACCGGAACCCCCGCCTGCAGAAGCCATGCGAGGATGACCCCGGCAAAGCCGACGATGGCGCCGACGGATAGGTCGATGCCCGCCGTGATGATGACGAAGGTCTGGCCTAGCGCCAGGATTGCCGTCATCGCGCCCTGCCGTAGCAAGTTCGATATATTGAGCGGCGTCCAGAAGCTGACGGTGACGATGCCGAGGAGGATCCAGAGGAAGAGAAGCAACCCGATCAGGGTCAAGCTAAACAGGATGTTCACTTTTCGGCGCGGCGGCGGCGCGACGATTTCCGACGGGGTTACAGTCATTGGTTCTCTCTCCCTCTTATTCTTTTACTCAGCCGCCGATCGCTTCGCCGAGCACTTCTTCATGTGTCGCCGCGTGGAAGTCGTGGCTTGCGACCAACTGGCCGCGGCGGAATACATGCAGCCGGTCGGCAAGCTCGTAGACTTCCGGCAGGTAGGACGAGATCAAGATAATGCCTGCGCCGTCCTTTAGAAGCTTGGCAAACAACCGGTAGATTTCGGCCTTGGTGCCGACGTCGACGCCGACCGTCGGTTCGTCGAAGATGAACAGCCGCGCGCCGTGGCTGAGCCATTTGCCGATGACGACCTTTTGCTGGTTGCCGCCGGACATGCTGGACGCGAGCACGCGGCGGCTCGGGGTCTTGATCGAAAGATTGCGGATCTGCCGGTCGGCATTCTGCGCTTCCTCGCTGTGGCTGATGACGGGGCCTTTGCTCAGCTTCTTGAAGACCGGCAGGTTGATGTTGAGACTGATAGACAGGTTGAGGCAGAGCCCCTGGTCGCGGCGGCTCTCGGGCGCAAGCGCGATCCCGAGCTCCATCGCCGTGCGTTCGTTCTTGATGTCGACCTGCTGACCCATCCAGCGGATTTCGCCGGCCGTCTTCTTTTCGCGGCCGTAGAGGCCGAGTGCGAATTCGCTGCGTCCTGCTCCGATCAGGCCGTAAAGCCCGACGATCTGGCCGGCCTTCACGGTCAATGACACATCCTCGAAACCCGGTCCCGAAAGCCCGCGCACATCCAGGATCGTTTCGCCGATCGGAATATCTTCCTTGTGATAGATCTGCTCGATCGAACGGTTGATCATCAGCGCGATCAGCTCCGCATCGTTCGTCTCGCCGATCGCGCGCGTGCCGACGTGGGTGCCGTCGCGCAGCACCGAGACACGGTCGGCAAGCTCGAAGACTTCCTCCATCCGGTGGCTGATGTAGACGATCGTCACACCCTCGCCCTGCAGGCGACGGATGAGCTTGAAGAGCTGGGCGGATTCCTGTCGGGTAAGATAAGCCGTCGGCTCGTCGAAGATGAGGAACTGGGTGCCGCGCATGGCTGCGCGTGCCGTTGCAACGAGCTGCTGCTGGCCGATGGTGAGTGAACTCAGCAGGACATTTGCCGGCAGGCCGAAGCCGAGATCGTCGAGGACGGCCTGCGCCATCCTGACCATCTGCTTCTTTCGCATGAGGCCGTATTGATTGACTTCGTCGCCGAGAAAAAGATTGGCCGCGACCGTCAGGTGCGGGCAAAGCACCACTTCCTGATGGACGGCGTTGATACCCCGCGCAATCGCCTCGTTCGGCGTCGCAAGTGCAACCGGATGTCCGCACCAGAAAATTTCACCGGCGGTTCGGCTGATTACACCGGTCAGCAACTTGATAAGAGTTGATTTGCCCGCACCGTTTTCGCCAACAATCGCGTGAATTTCGCCGGCCAGAAACGTCATCGTCGCGGGCTTTAGCGCCTGGACGTAGCCATAATTCTTCTGCAATGCCCTGAGCTCGAGGATCGGTGAGCCCGCAGGAATGCGGTCTGCTTCTTTGAGCGTCGCGCTGTCGTCGTGGCGATGACTGACCTCTTCCAGGCTCATGGACGTCTCCTCCTCACGAATTGCTGTCTCTTCACCAGCGATCCGCGCCCCTCAGGCAAAACGATAACACAGGTGAAGAAAAGGCTGCGCGGGATTTCTCGCGCGCAGCCTGGGCTCGTACTTACTTGACCTTCGGGTTGAGCAGAGCGTCGATCTTCGGGTCGCTCATGTTTGCCTTCGTGACGAGGTTAGCGCCGGTGTCGACGTTTTCTTCGACCTTCTCGCCCTTGGACACGGCAAGCGCCGTCTTCACGCCGTCATAGCCCATGCGATACGGGTCCTGAACGACGAGGGCGGCAAGCGAACCTTCCTTGAGGAAGCCGACCGTCTTGTCGTCGCTGTCGAAGCCGACAACCTTGATCTTGTCGCCGAGCTTGTTTTCAGCGATCGCCTGGCCAACGCCCTGCGCCATGATCAGGTTGGAGGCAAAGACGCCCACGAGGTTCGGGTTGGCCGTGATCAGGTCGGTCATCATGTTCAGGCCGGTCGTTGCCTGGCCGTCACCGTATTTGTCGACAATGACTTTCAGGCCGGGATACTTGGTCTTCACCTGATCCAGGAAGCCTTCGCGGCGCTGCTCGAGCGAGCCGACGCCCGGAAGATTGGTGAGGATCACCACTTCGCCCTCTTCCTTGCCCGTCATTTCCTTGATGGCAGCAGCCAGACCGTCAGCTGCGATACGACCGCCCTGAACGTTGTCCGTCGTCAGGAACGACTTGAATGCCTTGGAATCGGCGGCAGAGTCGATGCCGATGATCGGAACCGATTTGGCGGCTTCGTCAATCGGCTTGCCGAGCGCCTTGAATTCGGTCGGCGAAATGACGACGGCGGCTGGTTTGCCGGCGACGGCGTTTTCAAGAATGCTGATCTGCCCGTTGATGTCGGATTCGGCCTGCGCGCCCAGTTCCGGCACGTTGACGCCGAGATCCTTGCCGGCCTTGCGGGCGCCGGCGAGCACGATCTGCCAGTAGAAGGACGTCGTATCCTTGACGATGATCGGGATCGTCACGTCGGCTGCGAAGGACGGCAACGGCATTGCAGTTGCGATGGCGGCGGCGCCCGCGAGAGCCGTAAAGGCTCGACGGGACAGAATGGATTTCATGCGCATGTGGGTTCTCCTCTCAAGGTGCGTTCTCCTCCAAGAAACCAGACCGCTGAACGCAGGCGGACGATTTTTTATCGATAAAAAACAGTTACAGAAGGAAGCTAGCCGAGACCCTTTCAAATTGCAAGTGGCTGGAGGCCGGCTGCGAGTGTTTCGACTATACTCTCAAGCTCCTGTTTTTAAATAAATTAAACTGCATTCTAAAATAAAGCTCAGCCGCGATAGACTTCATGCGGATGCACGACGCCTTTCTTCAGAATAAGATTTCCATACAGCCGGAATTCGGTTGTCGCGACGATATACGCGGCCTTCCTGGCTCGTTCGTAGAATGCGAAGCGTTCAAGCGATGCGATCCTGAAATCGCCAGCCCGCTTGTTCACGATCTCCTGGAACTCGATGCAAACCTCCGGCATGGCCCCGGGATCGCCGACGACCTCCATGCGCCACGCCGTTTCCGGAACGAACGTGTCCAGCGGCATATGCGTCAAGATGGCTTCGGCCATTTCCGTCGCCGTTACGCCGTCGGCACGAATCACATCCGGGCCCATAGTGCTGGAGGGAAAGTTGGCGTCCGCAATGACAATGTCATCGCCATGCCCCATACGCGCTATGGCGCGCAGAAGATCCGGGCTGAGAACAGGGTGAATTCCTTTGAGCATCGTCTGGTCCTTAAACGCGCACGGCGTCTTCGCCGAGCGGCGGCGCGACGAGTGTCAGGGGGTCGAATTCAGGGAAGATTGTATCGGGTA from Rhizobium sullae includes:
- a CDS encoding RbsD/FucU family protein translates to MLKGIHPVLSPDLLRAIARMGHGDDIVIADANFPSSTMGPDVIRADGVTATEMAEAILTHMPLDTFVPETAWRMEVVGDPGAMPEVCIEFQEIVNKRAGDFRIASLERFAFYERARKAAYIVATTEFRLYGNLILKKGVVHPHEVYRG
- a CDS encoding zinc-binding alcohol dehydrogenase family protein, coding for MKAVLCQKPGVLEVVERPSPGTPEPGWVRLAVRHVGICGTDYHIFEGKHPFLEYPRIMGHEISATVLEAGDGVALAAGTPVIVNPYLSCGNCVACRQGKPNCCTNIKVLGVHTDGAFCEEITVPAGNLYAAKGLSVEAAATVEFLAIGAHAVRRSMAPAGSRSLIIGAGPIGLGAAIFSRIAGHDVTLLDTSSERLQMASERFGFTSGIVANDGTAEAVKAKTDGESFDAVFDATGYGPSMEKAFRFVAHGGALVLVSVVKDDIRFSDPEFHKREMMVIGSRNATRADFEHVADSIVKGLVPVDKLITHRTTLADAPRDLARWAHEKTGLIKAVIKVGA
- a CDS encoding ABC transporter permease, translated to MTVTPSEIVAPPPRRKVNILFSLTLIGLLLFLWILLGIVTVSFWTPLNISNLLRQGAMTAILALGQTFVIITAGIDLSVGAIVGFAGVILAWLLQAGVPVWASIIITLLIGVGIGAFHGFGIVKMGLPPFIITLATLTSLRGIGLLITNGSTINIVNEPFTNFARANFLGVPSLFWMVILVAVPSFIFLHLSRWGRYLFAVGSNREAARLSGVRVDGMIYLAYILSATFAAFVGVLLASRIAIGNATQADGWELQAIASSVIGGTSLFGAIGSVHGPLIGAFILATINNGANLLNVNSFWQRIITGLLIIVIVYFDQLRRRRSQ
- a CDS encoding sugar ABC transporter ATP-binding protein, whose product is MSLEEVSHRHDDSATLKEADRIPAGSPILELRALQKNYGYVQALKPATMTFLAGEIHAIVGENGAGKSTLIKLLTGVISRTAGEIFWCGHPVALATPNEAIARGINAVHQEVVLCPHLTVAANLFLGDEVNQYGLMRKKQMVRMAQAVLDDLGFGLPANVLLSSLTIGQQQLVATARAAMRGTQFLIFDEPTAYLTRQESAQLFKLIRRLQGEGVTIVYISHRMEEVFELADRVSVLRDGTHVGTRAIGETNDAELIALMINRSIEQIYHKEDIPIGETILDVRGLSGPGFEDVSLTVKAGQIVGLYGLIGAGRSEFALGLYGREKKTAGEIRWMGQQVDIKNERTAMELGIALAPESRRDQGLCLNLSISLNINLPVFKKLSKGPVISHSEEAQNADRQIRNLSIKTPSRRVLASSMSGGNQQKVVIGKWLSHGARLFIFDEPTVGVDVGTKAEIYRLFAKLLKDGAGIILISSYLPEVYELADRLHVFRRGQLVASHDFHAATHEEVLGEAIGG
- a CDS encoding ABC transporter substrate-binding protein; protein product: MRMKSILSRRAFTALAGAAAIATAMPLPSFAADVTIPIIVKDTTSFYWQIVLAGARKAGKDLGVNVPELGAQAESDINGQISILENAVAGKPAAVVISPTEFKALGKPIDEAAKSVPIIGIDSAADSKAFKSFLTTDNVQGGRIAADGLAAAIKEMTGKEEGEVVILTNLPGVGSLEQRREGFLDQVKTKYPGLKVIVDKYGDGQATTGLNMMTDLITANPNLVGVFASNLIMAQGVGQAIAENKLGDKIKVVGFDSDDKTVGFLKEGSLAALVVQDPYRMGYDGVKTALAVSKGEKVEENVDTGANLVTKANMSDPKIDALLNPKVK